attagtgtggagcATCCTCAAAAAGCTACACTAAATCTCCACTGGGCTCAGATAccccactccttggcatatgcccaaaggacttgacaGATACTTGCCACCTCCTTGACAGACCTACCCATAGACACTTGCTCTGGtacattcattgctgctctactcacaACTGGGAAATGGAGCCATCCTCAATGTCTTCAACTGACaactggataatgaaaatgtggtccattCACACTGTAGAATACTATGTGGTCCATCCACACTACAGAACACTATGTGGTCCATCCACACTACAGAACACTATGTGGTCCATCCACACTGTAGAATACTATATGGTCCATCCACACTACAGAACACTATGTGGTCCATCCACACTACAGAACACTATGTGGTCCATCCACACTACAGAACACTATGTGGTCCATCTACACTACAGAACACTATGTGGTCCATCTACACTACAGAACACTATGTGGTCCATCCACACTACAAACACTATTTCCATCCACACTACAGAACACTATGTGGTCCATCCACACTACAGAACACTATGTGGTCCATCCACACTACAGAACACTATGTGGTCCATCTACACTACAGAACACTATGTGGTCCATCCACACTACAGAACACTATGTGGTCCATCCACACTACAGAACACTATGTGGTCCATCCACACTATAGAACACTATGTGGTCCATCCACACTACAGAACACTATGTGGTCCATCCACACTATAGAATAGTATATGGTACATCTACACTATAGAATACTATGCAgctataaagaaaagtgaaatcatgcaatttgcaagcaaatggatggaaatagaaaagattatattgagtgagttaacccagtcATCGTAGAAAACAaatccatgttttctttcatcGTGGCTCTTAACTTCAAATCTTCAGATCTGAGTGTATAATCTAGAGTAaaccagaaaccaggaaagtagcAAGGGaccatgggagaaggaaaggtGCAATAGAGAAGAGAGCAGCAGGGTAGTTAgaagggaaaatgggaaaaaatgagGCTGGGGAGGGTTGGGAGGTAGTAGGAAGGTCAATACAGCAGAGGGAAGGTAAGACATAATAAATAGTAAGGATGTCTAAAAAAGTCACAAGAAATCATTATTACCTATTTACCTAAAATAACACATATAATACATCTAAgtctatgtgtatacatatgcatacatagtCTAAATGAAATTTTCCCACCTGGGCTGACAATGGTCCCCCCAAAAGCCACAGACAATCTAGCAAAAAACCCAATGCCAGAAATGAGAAGCCCCCTTATGAGCTGTTGGTCAGGGGAGTCTATGAGACTCCCAAACACTGCAAGTTATTGCTGTTgtcttggttgcctcccagaggctgttgttgaagacaccatgcacttcataCACAAGACCCAGAAAATCCAAGCTGGATCTAACCTCCTCCCAAGGGATtagttttcatggtaccagaaggttcCAAGCAAGCTTACTCCttgtcctacccagctatgacacctatgaagaACCAGCATGGCATAATAACCATAGCAGCACTCATATTTTGGTGGTAAACAACAACTctataattggacttaagactcactcaacaagagagaaatcatACCTGGTATTAGAAACTTAGACAACCTACCTATGGTCATGGAACTTGGAGGAGGAACTACAACAACCACTTGACAAACCCAGCATTAATTCCTGgttgcattctaaatacttatctttatacctacagataactgtagctctcacccctcaacaacaaacaaacaaacaaaaatctctttgcaacagatggagaccattacagaaaaatgacacctaattaaaatgcagagaacaagtgatccTGTGGTGCCCAGCCCCAAGTGAGCCATCTACAGCACAAAtgctgcacctaaggctcaggaaacattgcggAAGAGGGGGcggaaagatggtaagagccagaggaccaggacagcTGCTGAAAGACTGAGTCTCCTACAAATGTTGggaaaactacacccacaaagTCTCAACCATATAGTTGCCAAAACAATTCCTGAAGGACCACAACATCAATAGAAAATGCTAAcattaacatggaagggggaatcTCATGGGGctccaaccctagacaaagaactacaggaaactaaggaatgctgagagtgggagaaacagtcttccccaggaataAGCCTTCCAAATGGTTATCTGATACCAAGTGGTCAGACCTGAAATCAtctacatacaagcaacattatacgAACAGAAtatgctgtatttatatatttaggaatatacatgcaAATCAGCAGTTAAAGAAAAAAGTCTgagaccatgaatttaaaggagaaggGTGCATGGGAGgacctggagggaggaaagggaaaaaggaaaattatataatattttaatttcaaaatattaaaaaaaaaaaaccttaatattGTAAACTGAAAGACGAAACTGGAACACTGAAGCAGCATTCAGTAACAGACATATCTAAAAACTTGGTAAACAATCTACCAGCCTATGACAGATTTCAAATGAAACTTGGTACACTATAAAACCGGTAATAAGACAGGAATTGGAGATCCCTTtcaagaagtttttgttttttaagaagcaTCCAAAACACCTCAGAAACAAAGGCGAGAGTAATACACCACaaaagcagggggaaaaaaatctcatcatcaGAGAGCAAATTCTATAGCCTACTCTAGGACTGTTTTTAAAACACTAGATTTCACTTGTtaacaaaataacacaaatttgAAGACTTCACCATCATTTCTTGCTCAAAGCGCCTAAAAATCTGCTCTCGCTGCTGCTGCAGTTTGCCATTGAGCTGTTGCTGGGCCCTCTGCTCTTCTTTTTGAAGAAATCTCAGCTCTCGAAGTTCCTGACGCCTGACAAagtagaacaggaagaagcaaattaTACTTTAGAGTAATATGCTCTGGGACAGTCTTTCTGTaggctatgaatatgtgttgctactactggttaataaataaagctgctttggcctatggtaaggcaggatacgAGCCAGGTGGAatatccaagcagagagacagggagaagaagggtggagtcagggcagatgccatccagcagcccaaggaacaagatgtcagcagactggtaatgtcatggcacgtggcaaaatatagattaatagaaatgggttaatttaagatgtaatagctagctagcaataagcctgaaccATAGACCAAATAGtctgtaattaaaatattaagtctctgagtgtttATTTGAGACCGAgaggctgtgggacacaggaaaacttccatctacagtaatcctttttttttttcattttacataccaatcacagttccccctccctcccctcctcctgctcccccacactatactcctcatccactcctcagagagagtaaggcctcccatgggaagtcaatAAAGCCTGgcctatcaagttgaggcaggaccaagcccctcccctctcaatcaaggctgagcaaggtatcccacctaTTACTTTAAATAAAAGCTTTAACTGTaagattttaaactttaaaaataatttttcaaataatcCAAAATTAACCAAGAATTTACTAGTTTCTCTATTCTACATAgtttttagaaacagaaaaggggTTTAAACTTATGCTGtattatatattgttatatatactCATTATATAGTGTTCCTCTACTCACCTGAGAAACCGCAATTCCTCGGTTTTGGAGTCACTATCTGTAACTATCTTTGACGTTGTTACACTCACTTCTACACCATCAACAATAAATTTGCGTGttttcttcaatgttttcttctgtcttcttgtcTCCTGAGTTTGAGATTTCATTCAGGTTAGGTTTTGTATAAATACTGTATGTAgaagatattttcttctttaaaaataaaaatgcctcctAAGTACACAAGACTTGAGAATTATGCTCTAACAGCTCCAAGTGCAGGGCGGTATTTGGGGGCTTGTTTCCCCCATGATGCTTATCATTGCAGTACCAATGGCTAGGAATAGAGAAACAAAGGTGGACATCTATAGGTGCCAGTGGCTAAGGATGATTCACACcttaaaaatgctttctaaaagGAGACAATTCTTTCAGTTTCTCGTTCTTTAGGGTAGCAGTAACACTTGCTAAAACTGCATTCAGGTATGTGtaaggaaaattaaataagacCAAGAAACTACCCTGTCCTGTTTATCTACCCAAGTCTgcaaaataatctttaaataatctttatagattattctttaaataaaattctttaaataaattctttaataaTCTTTAAAGATTATTACCAGAATCTCTTTCCAGTTCTTTTTGAAGGCCTTATGATCCCAAAAGAATTCACAGGGTTATTATTACACAGATTTAATAGTGTTTTAAGATAGCAATGAACTAGAAATTACTAAATTGACAAAGCAAACCGCAAACAAGGCCCCGGCACACTTACTTGTAAAGACATTGACCCGCTGTCTTTAGTTTTGCTTAAGAAGCTAGAGATGGACAAATTCAAGTCACTGCTGCTGTTCTCCACAGTAGACCCGGTCCCTGAGTCGGCGTCATTTTCCTTTTCGTTTTCAGGCTCCTGTGGCAGTATGGTTTCAGGTTTTGGTAAAGTCCCCATTTCTCCTTTACTCTCTGTGTTTTCAGAGTTAATATTGATCCTGGGTATTAGGACAGGACGAGGCTCGCTGGGCTGCGAGGCTGCAGGAGCTTGGGGCTCTGGTTTAACTGGCACTTCCTGTGCGGTCTCCTTCCTCTCCAACTCAGCTTCACTTCCTCGAGCCTGCTCCTCAGCACCACCAGTCACTGCacgtctctctgtctcctcaatGCCATGGGCCTCACTGACGTGCTCCACCTCATCTGTTCCTGGCTCCTCAATGGTTGCCTGTGTGGTCTCTAAAGTGCTGATTAATGGTCCCTCGCCGTCACACACTGCGGACTGCTGACCTAGCTCTTCATTCTCAACTCTTCCTTGAACAGAAGGTTCTTCCTCAACACCACCAGCCTCAGGGCTCTCCATGGGCTTCTCTAACTTCCAGGTTCCTTCCACTACTTCCTTCCCATCAGCACTCTGTGCATCCTTGCTGCTGTGTTCGGGAGCCTTCTCAGCAGCATCTAGTGCCTCATGTGTTCCTACCTCACTGACTACAACTTGGAGAGTTTTGTCATCTTTTCCCAGTTTCTCTTGGGCATCTTCTTTTGTAAAACCAACTTCATTGTCAATTGCCTGAAAACCTGCCTCGGTTTCTCCAGTCTCTTGAGACACTGAGTCCATTGTTTGAATATGCACATCTTTCATTTCTTCAGGTTGGATAAGTTTATTCTCAAGTAtctcctggttttctttcttcctgtcttcctctggtTTCAGATGGTTAGTATCCATTTCTAAAGTTACTATATTCCCCTCGTTTCCCTTACTGACTGAATTAACAGCCACAGTTGGTTGGTCTTCTGTGTCAGCTCGATCTTCCAGCTTAGgtctcttctgtctctcattctcatgGATTCCTACTGTTTGGTCATTGAGTTCAGCCATGGTTTCTAAGTTAGAATCATCTGTATGCTCATTAACACCCTTCACAGCCTTCAGAGGTTCGTCAGTGGTGGGCTTTTCATTAAGAACTTTGTTGCTAAATTTATCCCCAGAAGTACTGTTCTCTATTCTTTCTGATACAGATTCCAAAATACAAGCATTTTGAGAAAGTTTATCTTCTTCAGAGCTGGCAATACTGAGGTCAGAGGAGGCACGTTTATTTGCAGGTATCGGCTAAAAAAGATTTTATACATCATTAGTATTAAAACATGACCACAAGATGGTCATCCtaatatatacatctatatatgagtatatgtgaaatatttaataGCTATATTCTAGAAAACTTGAAgttacaaaaataaccttaaaaagtGACAGTCTGCAATAATAAACATGATGAAAATAGGTGACAAGAGAAACTTTGTAACCAACTTCACTTCTAAAACTGAAGGGTGTGTACTGTCCTCATTTGTTACCCTCAGACACACGTGTAAACATCTCAAAACCTCTCTCTAAAACGCCACAAAATGAAACATCCTGAGTGACACTGACCAGagcattctctgcttcctcatcatcctcttcctccttgccATCTTCAACCTCTTCTGTTACTTCAGCCTTTGCCTCAGCAATCAATTCTCGGACTGGTTTGTTGGAATCAACAGTAACAAAGGGATGCtgttaatcattaaaaaaaaaaaagtatattcaatGACAACTGAAATGCTTATAAATCCTTCTATATAAATAGATCCTTCTGTGTGAAAAATATGAATTATGGATATGAAAAATGTACACAACTTCAAACACTATacctagaaagaaaaagagggagaagagagtgaACAAAAGTAAAGACTGTCTGAACTGGATTTTATTTTGTacactttagtttttattttttaataacacTATTACTTATttagtgtttgcatgtgtgcatgtggcgGTCAGACCTCAGaagtcagttttttttctctACTAGGTGGATCTCAGAGATCAACTCAGTTTGCCAGGCTTGGTTACAGGGACCTGTACTGAGCCAGCTTACAGCccgtgttttgtttcatttggtgaTGTGAAGGAATttgtcaaaaatgaaaacaacttgtAACTGAGCAGAAGTTACATTTGgtttttctgtatgtttgaaaACTTCATAGataatttgtaaattaaaatttaaagtacgTCCTAAGTTTAGGTATCACTTCTCTACAAGTAACTAAAAGAGGACAAttagatggctctgtgggtaaaggtgcttctgCCCAAGTAAGGCCTGAGTTCAGCCAGtacccacagagtggaaggagagaaccaactcctgaaagtcacCATCCCCTGaccaccatacacacactgtaGCATGGAAAAGTAAGCACACCACACCCGATGTTTCTACATTAGTATCTACGATAAATCTCATCAATGTATTAATAAAGCTTTACAAAGCCCTTtattaaaagtatatataaatcCCCGTTTTGCTTTTTTAACTGATCCTAACTTTGAGTAAAAGACATTTCACTCATCTTTGTGCTCTCAACTCTTCACAGtgtctgtgatggctattcttggttgtcaacttgaccacggctgaattaactaaaatccaagctGCTGGGTATACTTGGGAGGAATTTTTCTCAACTGaatcatttgaaatgggaagacctaccctaaatccagatcttctgaggtgggaagacccaccttaatcTGGGCCATACGTTCTCCTGGCGGCctttataaaggacatggaagaaggaagcttttgctctttgcctgtttccctcactctcactggcaagtccattccttcactagcatTAGAGCCTTTGGAGGGATTCTAGcacatactgaagaccagctgaggcatcCAGTCCCGTGGACTGAATGAACAACTACTTGATTCCTGGACTTTCCATCGGTAGACAGCCATTGCTAAACAGTCagactataacctgtaagccatTTAATGAAACCTGTTTGCATCTATAGAGATGAATTCTATCGATtctatttctctagagaaccctgactaacataGTCTGTTATAGGCTAAGATCTTCAACTACAGGAGCAAGGAAATTCTGGGAAGTGTGCTGTAGGGACATAGAGATATACTTGTTGAACACAGCAAGGCAATTTCCCCCACACCCTCTCCTCAGATAAACAGGTCAGCCTAAAACAGTACCATActggcattacacacacacatccttacagCAACTGCCCTAAGGTTTGTTATTTTGTCTATCTATAATACTATTTGacagatttttatttcaaatgtaagGAACAGACCCTGCTTTAAAGTAAAATCAAATTTATCTAACCACCTTACATAatttgtgtgtgcgcatgcgtgtgtgtgtgtgtgtgtgtgtgtgtgtggtgctcacacatgtgcagtGCACATGTACACGCAGAGGCGTTCTTTAGAGACAATGTTAAAACACTCTGACCTGGTGATGTCATGCTAGCCTCATCTTACCTGTAATAGCTGAGATGTAGTCCACCGTGCATCCACATTCTTTTCCAAGCATTTCTTTAGAAAGTCCTTAAAATTTGAAGACCTGCAGAATAAAATGTCAAcaacagcattttattttactttcttgttattaaaaaaaaaaacaactagattCCTTACTAAATTATGTTTAGTATAGATTAATATTGACTTAGTATAATGACAAGAGAACTGATaagaataaaatgttattaaatgtaTTCTGTAAATACTAGACATACATGTAATAAGGCACACAGGTgattgtaggtggagttttcctgtcccaactgcctgttcccaaatgaCCAACAGcagcttcccaaataactgacttagagacttaatataaaacttaaatgctcagccaatagctcaagcttgttactaactagctcttacaacttaactcatttctattaacctatgtgctgccccaaggctcatggATGGCTTTTATCGATATCCTATTTTATATGTCTGACTCGTTCAacatctggctggtaactcctctgactccgcccttcctcaacccatcattctcagtttggctttcccacctcaATTTATCCTGCTTAGCTACTGACCAGTtggcttgtttattaaaccagtaattgaaatatatattcacacagtgtacatagagaaggattattccacagcaggtaaTCACTGAGAGGCAGCCATATCTTTACAAGTTATCAAAATGTTACAAAAACTGTTACTCTAAGTTCCACAAATACACATCAATATAGAGTACAGAAAATGTCTTGTCCACACAGACCCAGTTCATTCACACTGTCTAACACAGGGGAAATGATTTACAATGGTTTCCATGATCCTTAAGTCTTTCTCAGGTATTGGTACTTTATGTACAGATATGAACACCTGCATTCATATACCAAATGTGTTTCTAGTACCTACAGATGCCAgggatcagatcccctgagacctAAAGTacgtgagtcatcatgtgggtgcaggtaactgaacccaggtcctctataaggaGCAGAGGTGCCAGTGCTCTTAGTCACCGAGCCAATCTCTCAGGTCCTTAAGTCTTGGAAATAGacccacctcagtttcctcattcatAGTCTTTGTGCCATTTTCCCAAATTTAAACTTACCCTCAGCAAactaaaagaacagaacatcaaGTTTTGGTTCTTTAAAAACTTTGTTTAAAAGAGCTTACCATTTTGATGGCTGTGCTAATGTTGGGGGCTCAGATTTTGCTATTTTTAGCAACACTCGCATTGGATTTAACTCATGGTGAGGTGGCTCTATCTCAGCCATTTCTATTAAAGTAATACCCAGGGACCAAACATCAGCTTTATAGTCATAAGGCCTGTCCTTTGATGTCTCACACATGACTACTTCAGGAGCCATCCTATGAAcatagacagaaaaataaaaagttgagaTGTTTAATTAACAGTTATTACAAACTATAGTCAGTATAATGACTATATGTGGACAAAATAATAACTGCATAAAAATGAATACCTACCAATATGGTGTGCCAATAAAAGAATCCCTCCTTTGAATTGTCCTGGTGTTTTTAGCTGATACTCCAAAATCCGCTTGAAATAAATAATCACACAATAACATTAATGACAGCTTTTAAGTATGGTAAATTGTATTTAATAGAATGGGAGAGGGGAGCATTTCAAGTATTTAAAGCCTACCTTATTAAAAGGTATacacaacagaaagagaaatggttTCTCTgccattctaatttttttttttaatttttgtgtgtaccATGTagtgcacacatgtgttcatgGAGTTCAAAAGGGGGTGTGCATACATGCTCATGGAgttcagaggtcaatgtcaggtgtcttcctctaccacTCTTAACCTTTTGAGACATTACTTCTTAGTGAACTTGAAGCTTACCACATTGGCAAGACTAGCTGGCTAGGGTGCACTAGGACTCCTCCTGTTTCCACAacccagcactagggttacaaGCATCCATCAcggcccagcttttacatgggttttgggatccaaacccagggccCCATGTACACGGCAGGTGCTTCACCCACTGAGtctccctccagcctctaccCCGTTATCTTAACCATCATCCTTCGGACACCTCTTACAAGAAACTACCAAATTTTCCATCACAAATACACTGACCACCATCTAGATACATCTTCAAATGATAGTAATAATGACAAATTCCtcagaattgaaaacaaaacagtgttcACTTTAAATTAAAACAGTATATACAATTCAAAATAAATGCCAAATGTTGTATGCTGCAATTAAATCAATGGAGATATTTTCCTACagtgtgaaaaaaacaaaaattacagcaAAATAGCCTTTATGACAGTATTCTATCTCCTCAGTGTCCTCATAAAATTACACTACAAAAGCTGAGCATcatggtgtacacctgtaatcccaatacatgggaggctaaggcaggaaacTCAGGAGTTCTAAGCTACTCTAGGCTGTATAGTgagattaactaaaaaataaataaataaataaaatcttaattacattacaaaaaaaaaatgggaagctTTATGGCTTCTGATTTACATTATAAAGAACATCGGCACTGTACTTTATCCGTGGGTAAGCCTACCATTTTAGCTTAGAACTCAGAACCAACTAATtttcttaaaaactaaataaaatattttcttttgcttttgtcccaaataaacaaatctaaaactaaaactaaaaactaaagaGAATCTCTTCTTataaatttggttttaatttatagtaataaatgaaaagaattaacTGATTATAAAgttatcaaaataacaaatgaaaaaaaatagtataattCATTTTGCAGCCTCAATCAAAGAAGAAATGTGGATTTCAAAAATAAGCTTGGGATGTTGgtcttggtagagtgctttcctggaCATGTGAGGCCCTGACTCAGTACCCAGTAGTGGAAAAAAAGAACCACAACCAAAGCAGACGGCAGGCCTTGCACTCTGTCAATAGAACAATGCACAACCACTTGGTCTTATGCAGGCATCACACCTGAGACCCACCAAGCATTACCAAGCCTCTGCTTCATCCACTAACTgaaggaaatacagaaagaaactgaaatctCATGACCACGTGATCAGCAAGTGCAAGTCCAGTGGCCAGATTCAATGTTCTGCCTTTCATTCCTACCTCCTCAAGGAGTCTTTTTAGGAACATTTTGCTAATCGTCCCACTCACTGGGAATTTTAATACTACATATACACTGTGTATCTGTTTGCATGCTGTGGACTTTGGAGAGGTCACAAatcattatgattttttttttttttttttttttggcctccaAACAATCAAATACTGCTCTCTTGGTTGGACAATGTTACTTCAATGAGAATGCATGCTACcatgttggtggcgcacgccattgTCAGGTGGAtaaggctaccaagtgagctagacagagaaacgtaaaaagaaaggaatagagaaGAAACGTGTAATTTATAGAGATaccaaagaaaaatcaaaatttatatatGAGCAAGTTTAAATATTAGAGATAAATATAGGATAACTAAGccataaagaaacacaaatgagtGATGATAAATAAAGTCAACACAAAgtatgggaagggaagggtggggagTGAATCAGCTGGGCGTGTGAAAGGACTTGTAGAAGGTGCCTGGCCAAGTCCAACTTCTTCACTTAAGCACTGATTTCAAAGCTTGTGTCTAAAAACTTATGTGGCATTTCTTATGGATTTCCATATCTCTTTATGGTACAATAAGGATAAAATTCAGCATATTTCATTTTgatgtcccattacatgttgtgaTAATGTAAAATAGGATAGTGAGAATCACTGGAATCAACATGGCTTTTAAATAACTTTActttttcaaaaaacataaatTTAGACAGCACTGTTCAATTGTCTCTTTTTCAATTGTCTCTTTTTCAATTGTCTCTTTTAGAAACCCTTCTGAAAAGTTATCTTCtacttatgtgtctgtgtgtgaacttAACTAACTTCAGTCTAAAATCTCCATCTAATTCTTTTTATGACATCCATCATTTATTCCTTTGTTATCAAAGACCAAATTAAATGCTAGTTGTTAAACTTGTTTTACTTTCAAACCTAAGGTTACTTGATGGTTTAATAGGTATGTCAGAAAATAGAGTGAGaaactgggggggtggggggggagattGGTGCAATGACGGAGCACTCGCTTACAAAGTACAAGGCTCTGGGtggaacaaaaaaaatctattagatatgttttaataaaaataaaattgagggctggagagatggctcagaggttaagagcactgactgctctttcagaggtcctgagttcaattcccagcaaccacatggtggctcacaaccatctgtaatgagatctggtgccctcttctggcctgcagacatacatgctgtatacatgataaataaataaatctaaaaataataataataataaataataaaataaaatagagcttAGTATTATACTCAAATACAGAACATTTACAAGTGTTAAATCTATATTCAaaaatttacaggaaaaaaattctaaCTAGTGTTTTGCAagtttctgcttctgaaaataaaaacacaccatCTTTTACTTCCTTTCTGTGTCATTAGGTGCATGAACTTAGGAATCCTAAGAACTGGGGAATGTTTAACCACTGAAGTGTTTACAAGAGCAGCTGGGAGTAATTCTCCCTGGTTTACATGTCTGGGTAGGCCAAACAGCATCAAGTCACTACATTCCAGAATAAATCTCTGAGCACAAATTCAAACATTTGAATAACTTACCCAATTTAATGTCTCCATCTAAGGTAAAAAGAATATTGCCAGCTTTCAGATCTCTGTGGATGATTTTATTGTCATGTAAGTAACTCAGCGCCTCTAAAGTCTGCTTGCAAACTACTTGGATTTGGGACTCAGTTAATGGTCTCTCAAGTTCTACAAggagaaagtgaaaaaaatacatgtatatatttctatacaATGAAAACATAAAGCTAACTAAATATTTTCTGTACTACCCCTGTGATCTTGTCAAATATCATTTAATGTAAAAGAGCTAAGTTTCTACAAAGATTAATTTCTTGACATAGAATATTCAACATTACATTTCAGAATTATACTTGTCTAAAATATAATTAAGCTGATTTACTTAATGTACTAAactctaaaattacatatatgtacacatatagttGAAGTCTTTCTGTTTGAGAACAATTTAAGAAGCAAAGATAAAGAACAGAAGTACTTACCAAGCATCACAGCATCTACGGCGccccctgcacaaaattcaatgAGGATctgcacacaaacaaaacacatgtcTGTGATTACACCAACTTTCAGAAACTTAGCAAAGACAGATAAATGAAAAGCTACTGATTTAAACATGAAGGATTCTTTGTCATCAGTTACAAGTCTTGGGGATGGTCTTCTGAGCATGCACAGGAGAACATGCAATAGAAGTACACCCTatctccccttttccttttcttctgtttttattttttgagtccaGCCCAAGCTAGACTTAAATCTGCAatactcctgcttctgc
The sequence above is drawn from the Peromyscus leucopus breed LL Stock chromosome 1, UCI_PerLeu_2.1, whole genome shotgun sequence genome and encodes:
- the Slk gene encoding STE20-like serine/threonine-protein kinase isoform X2, coding for MSFFNFRKIFKLGSEKKKKQYEHVKRDLNPEEFWEIIGELGDGAFGKVYKAQNKETNVLAAAKVIDTKSEEELEDYMVEIDILASCDHPNIVKLLDAFYYENNLWILIEFCAGGAVDAVMLELERPLTESQIQVVCKQTLEALSYLHDNKIIHRDLKAGNILFTLDGDIKLADFGVSAKNTRTIQRRDSFIGTPYWMAPEVVMCETSKDRPYDYKADVWSLGITLIEMAEIEPPHHELNPMRVLLKIAKSEPPTLAQPSKWSSNFKDFLKKCLEKNVDARWTTSQLLQHPFVTVDSNKPVRELIAEAKAEVTEEVEDGKEEEDDEEAENALPIPANKRASSDLSIASSEEDKLSQNACILESVSERIENSTSGDKFSNKVLNEKPTTDEPLKAVKGVNEHTDDSNLETMAELNDQTVGIHENERQKRPKLEDRADTEDQPTVAVNSVSKGNEGNIVTLEMDTNHLKPEEDRKKENQEILENKLIQPEEMKDVHIQTMDSVSQETGETEAGFQAIDNEVGFTKEDAQEKLGKDDKTLQVVVSEVGTHEALDAAEKAPEHSSKDAQSADGKEVVEGTWKLEKPMESPEAGGVEEEPSVQGRVENEELGQQSAVCDGEGPLISTLETTQATIEEPGTDEVEHVSEAHGIEETERRAVTGGAEEQARGSEAELERKETAQEVPVKPEPQAPAASQPSEPRPVLIPRININSENTESKGEMGTLPKPETILPQEPENEKENDADSGTGSTVENSSSDLNLSISSFLSKTKDSGSMSLQETRRQKKTLKKTRKFIVDGVEVSVTTSKIVTDSDSKTEELRFLRRQELRELRFLQKEEQRAQQQLNGKLQQQREQIFRRFEQEMMSKKRQYDQEIENLEKQQKQTIERLEQEHTNRLRDEAKRIKGEQEKELSKFQNMLKNRKKEEQEFVQKQQQELDGSLKKIIQQQKAELANIERECLNNKQQLMRAREAAIWELEERHLQEKHQLLKQQLKDQYFMQRHQLLKRHEKETEQMQRYNQRLIEELKNRQTQERARLPKIQRSEAKTRMAMFKKSLRINSTATPDQDREKIKQFAAQEEKRQKNERMAQHQKHESQMRDLQLQCEANVRELHQLQNEKCHLLVEHETQKLKELDEEHSQELKEWRERLRPRKKTLEEEFARKLQEQEVFFKMTGESECLNPSAQSRISKFYPIPTLHSTGS